The genomic interval CCCGACCGCTTCTTCGAGCCCGACCCGAAGGCGAAGCTCGAAGAGATGGACCACCTCGAGTACCTGCGCCGCAGCGTCGACCGCGGCACGGTGGGCCCCGTGCCGGTGCTCTACACGCCGCTGCTCTTCAAGCGCGAGTAGGAGCAGAACGGGACCGGGTTCGCGGCCGGGGTCGCGCGCCTAGGACACCCAGGTAATGTTCGCGTCGGCGATCGCCGGGGTCGACTCGGAGAGCATTGCGAGCTTGCGCGCGATGTCTCCCGACAGCTCGGTGAACACCTTCGCCGTCGGCGAGTCCGGTGCATCGACCACGATCGGGCGGCCGCGGTCGCCGCCTTCGACCACCCGGGGATCGATCGGCACCTCACCGAGGAAGTCGACCCCGAGCTCGGTCGCGGTGCGATCACCACCCCCCTGACCGAACAGGTAGTACTTGCGGTCGGGCAGGTCCGGCGGCGTGAAGTACGACATGTTCTCGACGATGCCGAGCACGGGTACGTTCACCTTCTCGAACATCTTGAGTCCCTTGCGGGCGTCGATGAGCGACAGGTCGTTCGCGGTCGTGACGATCACGGCGCCGGAGAGCGGCGCCATCTGGGTGAGCGTGAGCGCTGCGTCGCCCGTGCCGGGCGGCATGTCGACCACCAGGTAGTCGAGCTCGCCCCAGACGACGTCGGTCAGGAACTGGCGGATCAGGCCGTGCACCATCGGACCGCGCCAGATCACCGGCGAGTTGTCGTCCACGAAGAACCCCATCGACATCAGCTTCATGCCGTGCGCTTCGTGGGGGAAGATCTGCTTGTTCTCGGCGCGCGGCCGACCGTGCACTCCGGTCAGCAGGGGCAGCGACGGGCCGTAGACATCGGCGTCGAGCACGCCCACCGACGCTCCCGACTTCGCCAAGGACAGCGCCAGATTGATCGCCACCGTGCTCTTGCCGACGCCGCCCTTTCCCGAAGCGACGGCCAGGGTGTTTCGCACGCCGGGGAGCACTTCGCCGGAGGGCTCGGGCGTGCGTCCGCGGGTGTCCGCGGTCATCGTCACCTCGACATCGCTCACCCCGTCGAGAGCCGACACCCGCTCCTTCGCCGCGCGCTGAAACTCTTCCTTCACCGGGCAGGCCGGCGTGGTGAGCTCGATGTCGAAAGCAACGCGCGAGCCGTCGATCGCGAGGTTCTTGATGAACCCGAGTTCGACGATGCTCTTGCCGAAGTCGGGGTCGATGATGGGGCGCAGCGCATCGAGCACCGCGTCCTCACTCGGGGACGTGGAGGCCATGGGGATCCTTGGAGGTGGGGGTCGTCGGGGGTAGCTAGCTCGGATCGGGCGCCGGCGTGTCCGGGCCGCTCTCGGGAAGCGTCGGCATCGCGATCAGCGTCGCATCCGGTTTGCCGGTCAGGGTCTTCAGGAACTCGCGGATGGATCGCACCTGAGCGTCGTCCAGCTCCTTGCCGAGCTGAATCGCCGCCATGATGCGGATCGCTTCGTCGAGAGTGGCCACCGAGCCGTCGTGGAAGTAGGGACCGGTCTCGGCGATGTTGCGCAGCGACGGCACCTTGAAGAAGTGCTTCTCGCTGTCGTTTCCGGTGACGGCCGCGCGACCCGGGTCCTCGGTCTCGTAGGCCCGTACCAGGCCGAGCTTCTGATAGAGATTTCCGCCGATCCCGACACCCGAGTGGCAGGTGGTACAGCCGGTGTCGAGGAAGGTCTCGAGACCCACGAGCTCTTCTTCGCTCAGGGCATCGGTGTTGCCGGCGAGGAAGTCGTCGAAGCGCGACGGCGTCATCAGTCGCCGCTCGAAGGCACCGATCGCGTTGGCCATGTTGTCGTAGGTGAGGGCCGTCTCGTCGTCGGGGAAAGCGGCATCGAACATCGGACCGTAGTCGGGGATCGAGCCGAGCACGGCCACCACGACTTCCTCGGACGGCATGGCCATCTCGATCGGGTTGAGCACCGGACCCTTCGCCTGGGCCTCGACATCCGCAGCACGCCCGTCCCAGAACTGCGCGAGGTGGAGCGCGGCGTTGTAGACCGTCGGCGAGTTGCGGTCGCCGCGCTGGCCCTTGTGCCCGGGCGAGGTGGGCTCTCCATCCACGCCGAACCGATCGAGCTGGTGGCAGCTGTTGCAGGAGATGTCGTGGTTCTTCGAGAGGCGCGCGTCGTAGTAGAGCGCCCGCCCGAGCTCGACCTTCGCGTCGGTGATCGGGTTCTCGGAGTTCGGGACCTCGCCCGGAAGCGTTCCGAAGATGCCCGAGGCGCGCGATTGGAGCGCTGCGGCGTCCGGGCCGGTAGGCGCCGGCGGCGGCTCCTCGGCGGGCGGCGGGGCGGGCTCTGGGGCCTCGCTGGAGCAGGCCGTGGCGATGCCGAGCAACCACGCAAGAGCGAGGGCGAGCCCCAGGCGGCCGCGCCTGGCTCCGCTGCCCTCGATGTCCACCGCTTGCTCCCGGTCCGATCGCACGCCTTTTCCCACGATTCCCTCCTGGCTGCTCGACCGACCCCGAGGCCGGTTAAGTGGCTTTCCCCCGAATCAAGACTCGGCCGCGAGTATAGGGCGATGGCCGGGATCGGCCGGGGGCGGAGCGCGCGAACAGCCCTACCCCACCCCGCACCGGACCCGTCCTATCCCACGCCGAACCAGACCGGGTGGAGGAAGCGGAGGCCGACCGTCGCCGCGATCCCGATGCCCACCTCGAGCGGCTGCTCGCGCACGGCGGCCACGACCGCGGCCGGGGTCGGGAGCGGCAAGAAAGGCGTGGCGGCGTGGAAGCGGCCGAAATCGGCGTCGCCCTCGGCCAGCTTGCGCTGGTCCTGGTGCCAGCAGCCGAGTGCCACGAAGAGCGGGAAGCCGCCGAAGAAGGCCAGCTCCGCCGTGTTGACGGCCACCACGGCCAGGTGCAACAACCCGAACAGCCCGAGGCCCATCAGCAGGGGGTGGCGTGTCACGCGCAGCACGCCGCGTGCCTCGGCCGGGCCAGGCAGGAAGGACGTGGGCGCGGGCGAGCGGAGCCCCCCGACCATCAGAGTGAGCGCCAGGCCCATCCCCACGTACATCACCGGGCGCATGCCGGGCAGTCCCGCCAGGGAGCCCAGGTAGGCCCCGCTGTGCCGGTCTCCCAGATAGATCGAGACGAGGGGGACGAAGATCACCAGAGAGACGAGCGAGTAGAGTCCGCGAAAGGGTCCCTCTCCCAGGGCCGCGACCAGGCGGGGTCGCCAACGCAAGCTCGACATTCCGACGTGGGTGATGGCGAAGAGGAGCCAGAGCAACGCGATGAGGGCGGGTGTCGACACGGGACCCCTCTCGCGGGCGCCCGGCCAGTCTACGCGATCGGCGCCCTGCTGCGTACACTGGCGCCCATGCCCCCCAGCACTGCCGAAGTCCACGCCGCCTCGCTCACCAACCCCCACGCATTCTGGGCCCGTGCGGCCCAGGACGTCGAATGGGTGCGCCGACCCCGGTCGGTGTTGAACGACAGCGACCCGCAGCGTCCGTCCTGGTTCCCCGGCGGCATGCTGAACACCTGCTACAACGCCGTCGACCTCCACGTGGTGGCCGGCCGCGGCGCGCAGCCGGCCCTGATCTACGACAGCCCGGTCACCGACCAGAAGCGCGTGATCACCTACGCCGAGCTACAGGACGAGGTCGCACGCCTGGCGGGCGTCCTGACAGAGCTCGGTGTCGAGAAGGGGGATCGCGTCCTGATCTACATGCCGATGGTGCCCGAGGCCGTCTTCGGCATGCTCGCGACGGCCCGCATCGGGGCGATCCACTCGGTCGTCTTCGGTGGCTTCGCCGCCAACGAACTCGCCCAGCGCATCCAGCATGCCACTCCGAAGGTGGTGCTCACCGCATCGTGCGGCATCGAGCCTGGACGCGTGGTGGCCTACAAGCCGCTCCTCGACGCCGCCATCGACGCCTCGAGCGAGAAACCGGCTCGTTGTCTGGTCCTGCAGCGGCCCGAGGAGCGGGCGTCGCTCGTGGAGGGCCGCGACCTCGACTGGGCGACCGAGGTGAAGGACGCGACTCCCGTCGGTGTCACTGCGGTCCAATCGAAGGACCCGCTCTACGTTCTCTACACCTCGGGGACCACCGGTGCGCCGAAGGGCGTCGTCCGCGACAACGGCGGCCACGCCGTCGCCCTCAAGTGGAGCTTGCGCAACGTCTACGGCATGTCGCCCGGCGATGTCTTCTGGGCGGCATCCGACATCGGCTGGGTCGTCGGCCACTCCTACATCGTCTACGCCCCGCTCTTCCTGGGGTGCACCAGCATCCTCTACGAGGGGAAACCGGTCGGCACCCCCGACGCCGGCGCGTTCTTCCGGGTGATCGAGGAGCACGGCGTCAACGCGCTCTTCACCGCGCCGACGGCGCTGCGCGCCGTGAAGCGGGAGGATCCCGAGGCCAACCTGCCCGGCCGCTACGACCTCGGATCGCTGCGCACCCTCTTCCTCGCAGGAGAACGCGCCGACCCTGACACCGTCGGCTGGTGCGAACGCGCCCTCGATGTTCCCGTGATCGACCACTGGTGGCAGACCGAAACCGGCTGGCCCGTCGCCGCGAACTGCATGGGACTGGAACCGTTGCCGGTAAAGCGCGGTTCTCCGACCCAACCCGTACCGGGCTACGACGTGCGGGTCCTCGACGAGGAAGGCGCCGAAGTGCCTCCGGGTACGACGGGACACATCGTGATTCGTCTGCCGCTGCCGCCGGGCTGCCTGCGCACGCTCTGGGAGAACGACGCGGGCTATCAGGCCGGCTATCTCGAGCGCTTCCCCGGCTACTACCAGACCGCCGACGCCGGGCACATCGACGAGGACGGCTACCTCTGGATCATGTCCCGCACCGACGACGTCATCAACGTCGCCGGACACCGCCTCGCGACCGGCGTGATGGAAGAGGTGATCGCCGGCCATCCCGACGTCGCCGAGTGCGCGGTCACCGGCGTCGCCGACCCGCTCAAGGGCCAGGTGCCACTCGGTTTCGTCGTGCTCAATGCCGGGGTCGAGCGTCCGGCCGCGGAGATCGAAGCCGAGCTGATCGCGCGCGTGCGGGAAGAAGTGGGGCCCGTCGCCGCCTTCAAGCGGGCGCTCGTCGTGCCGCGACTCCCGAAGACCCGCTCGGGGAAGGTGCTGCGAGGCACGATGCGGGCGATTGCCGACTCCCAGAGCTATCGCACCCCGGCGACGATCGACGACCCGAAGATCCTCGACGAGATCCGCGCCGCGCTGCGCGAGGCCGGCTACGCCGGCTGAAGTGCCGCCTCGAAGCGATCGAGGAAACGCTCGAGGGTGAACTCGGCCTCGTAACGCACGCGTCCGGCCCGGCCGAGAGCGTCGCAGCGTTCGGGGTCGCGCCAGAGCTCCAGCAGCACGCGCGCGATGTCCGCCGGGTCGAGCGGGTCGAAACACAATCCGGTGACACCCTCTTCGACGGTCTCGCCGGGACCGCCCAGACGCGACGCGGCGACCGCCCGCGAGCGCGCCATCGCCTCGATCGGAACCAGACCGAAGGGCTCGTCGATGCTCGGGTAGATCAGGAAGCGCCCCGCCGCGATGTGGTCGGCGTAGGCCGCGTCGTCCAGGCGTTCTAGCACCGTCACATGGCCGCCGAGGCCGAGCTGTTCCACGCGTTCGCGCAGTGATGCGTCGAAGCCGACCACCCGCACCTGGAGATCCGGCGCCTCCACCGCGGCAAGACGAATCGCTTCGAGAGTGCCCAGAGGGTTCTTCGCCAGTCTCGGATTCGTGACCCAGGCGACGTACGGGGGATCGGCGGGCGGCGCCGGCGCGGACTCGGCAACGGCGACGCCGCACCACAGGGGCTGCGCCGCACACCCGTAGACCCGCTCGACGGCGTCCGCGATGAAATGGCTGTTGCCATAGATGGCATCGTAGCGGGGCACCGCCGCCTGGTCGAGGCGCCGGTCGAGGACCGTTTCCTTCGGACGCCGCGCGGCGACGTAGTTCCGGCGCTCCACGAAGGCCCCGT from Myxococcota bacterium carries:
- a CDS encoding Mrp/NBP35 family ATP-binding protein; amino-acid sequence: MASTSPSEDAVLDALRPIIDPDFGKSIVELGFIKNLAIDGSRVAFDIELTTPACPVKEEFQRAAKERVSALDGVSDVEVTMTADTRGRTPEPSGEVLPGVRNTLAVASGKGGVGKSTVAINLALSLAKSGASVGVLDADVYGPSLPLLTGVHGRPRAENKQIFPHEAHGMKLMSMGFFVDDNSPVIWRGPMVHGLIRQFLTDVVWGELDYLVVDMPPGTGDAALTLTQMAPLSGAVIVTTANDLSLIDARKGLKMFEKVNVPVLGIVENMSYFTPPDLPDRKYYLFGQGGGDRTATELGVDFLGEVPIDPRVVEGGDRGRPIVVDAPDSPTAKVFTELSGDIARKLAMLSESTPAIADANITWVS
- a CDS encoding cytochrome-c peroxidase produces the protein MGKGVRSDREQAVDIEGSGARRGRLGLALALAWLLGIATACSSEAPEPAPPPAEEPPPAPTGPDAAALQSRASGIFGTLPGEVPNSENPITDAKVELGRALYYDARLSKNHDISCNSCHQLDRFGVDGEPTSPGHKGQRGDRNSPTVYNAALHLAQFWDGRAADVEAQAKGPVLNPIEMAMPSEEVVVAVLGSIPDYGPMFDAAFPDDETALTYDNMANAIGAFERRLMTPSRFDDFLAGNTDALSEEELVGLETFLDTGCTTCHSGVGIGGNLYQKLGLVRAYETEDPGRAAVTGNDSEKHFFKVPSLRNIAETGPYFHDGSVATLDEAIRIMAAIQLGKELDDAQVRSIREFLKTLTGKPDATLIAMPTLPESGPDTPAPDPS
- a CDS encoding NnrU family protein, which encodes MSTPALIALLWLLFAITHVGMSSLRWRPRLVAALGEGPFRGLYSLVSLVIFVPLVSIYLGDRHSGAYLGSLAGLPGMRPVMYVGMGLALTLMVGGLRSPAPTSFLPGPAEARGVLRVTRHPLLMGLGLFGLLHLAVVAVNTAELAFFGGFPLFVALGCWHQDQRKLAEGDADFGRFHAATPFLPLPTPAAVVAAVREQPLEVGIGIAATVGLRFLHPVWFGVG
- a CDS encoding propionyl-CoA synthetase; protein product: MPPSTAEVHAASLTNPHAFWARAAQDVEWVRRPRSVLNDSDPQRPSWFPGGMLNTCYNAVDLHVVAGRGAQPALIYDSPVTDQKRVITYAELQDEVARLAGVLTELGVEKGDRVLIYMPMVPEAVFGMLATARIGAIHSVVFGGFAANELAQRIQHATPKVVLTASCGIEPGRVVAYKPLLDAAIDASSEKPARCLVLQRPEERASLVEGRDLDWATEVKDATPVGVTAVQSKDPLYVLYTSGTTGAPKGVVRDNGGHAVALKWSLRNVYGMSPGDVFWAASDIGWVVGHSYIVYAPLFLGCTSILYEGKPVGTPDAGAFFRVIEEHGVNALFTAPTALRAVKREDPEANLPGRYDLGSLRTLFLAGERADPDTVGWCERALDVPVIDHWWQTETGWPVAANCMGLEPLPVKRGSPTQPVPGYDVRVLDEEGAEVPPGTTGHIVIRLPLPPGCLRTLWENDAGYQAGYLERFPGYYQTADAGHIDEDGYLWIMSRTDDVINVAGHRLATGVMEEVIAGHPDVAECAVTGVADPLKGQVPLGFVVLNAGVERPAAEIEAELIARVREEVGPVAAFKRALVVPRLPKTRSGKVLRGTMRAIADSQSYRTPATIDDPKILDEIRAALREAGYAG
- a CDS encoding glycosyltransferase family 4 protein, producing MVHPRLDRRGGAENVVLDISRGLRARGYAVSIATARFSASAWPDGAWDGLPVHRIEKRSDRLVPRAVRPRFRARRLASLARDADVVVAHNFPATLWVAGAWPPGAGPRRVWYCEEPPERLYAAETLPTLMAAGAAGAEAHPWADGAFVERRNYVAARRPKETVLDRRLDQAAVPRYDAIYGNSHFIADAVERVYGCAAQPLWCGVAVAESAPAPPADPPYVAWVTNPRLAKNPLGTLEAIRLAAVEAPDLQVRVVGFDASLRERVEQLGLGGHVTVLERLDDAAYADHIAAGRFLIYPSIDEPFGLVPIEAMARSRAVAASRLGGPGETVEEGVTGLCFDPLDPADIARVLLELWRDPERCDALGRAGRVRYEAEFTLERFLDRFEAALQPA